In Zingiber officinale cultivar Zhangliang chromosome 1A, Zo_v1.1, whole genome shotgun sequence, a genomic segment contains:
- the LOC122012415 gene encoding uncharacterized protein LOC122012415 isoform X1, producing the protein MLYFYFCRYHWILIIVNEDKNIIYLLDCMSNRNRDDAWKTMVTNGVKMYNASKGIAKASGFKQLMGNLKQSGSVECGYCVMRYMKEIVECKNPQLEKMFAGTIKNQYYNQSQYDEVRSEWSEFIYSYLGA; encoded by the exons atgttatatttttatttttgcaggtACCATTGGATCTTGATTATTGTGAATGaagataaaaatataatatatttattggACTGTATGTCTAATAGAAATCGAGACGATGCATGGAAAACTATGGTGACCAA tggggtcaagatGTATAATGCCTCAAAGGGTATTGCTAAAGCATCAGGTTTTAAGCAATTGATG ggtaatctaaaacaaagtggttctgttgaatgtggatattgtgtgatgaggtacatgaaagagatagttgAATGTAAAAATCCACAGTTGGAGAAGATG TTTGCAGGAACAATCAAGAATCaatattacaatcaatctcaatatgatgaagtcagaagtgaatggagtgAATTCATCTACTCGTATCTAGGTGCCTAA
- the LOC122012415 gene encoding uncharacterized protein LOC122012415 isoform X2 — protein MSNRNRDDAWKTMVTNGVKMYNASKGIAKASGFKQLMGNLKQSGSVECGYCVMRYMKEIVECKNPQLEKMFAGTIKNQYYNQSQYDEVRSEWSEFIYSYLGA, from the exons ATGTCTAATAGAAATCGAGACGATGCATGGAAAACTATGGTGACCAA tggggtcaagatGTATAATGCCTCAAAGGGTATTGCTAAAGCATCAGGTTTTAAGCAATTGATG ggtaatctaaaacaaagtggttctgttgaatgtggatattgtgtgatgaggtacatgaaagagatagttgAATGTAAAAATCCACAGTTGGAGAAGATG TTTGCAGGAACAATCAAGAATCaatattacaatcaatctcaatatgatgaagtcagaagtgaatggagtgAATTCATCTACTCGTATCTAGGTGCCTAA